TTGCTCTCGGCTTTGCAGTTCACGGTCGAGCTGACGAAACAGGTATACCGCTGCCGTGGATGCCATCAGGCTCAATCCGGCCGTTAGCCCAATGATGCTAGAAGTCGTATTTAGCAATCGAGAACGCTCAATGGTGTAGGCATTGAGACGAAGCTGCTCTCGCTGCTGCAACTGGGATACAAATTCTCGCGCCTGATCAACCGTTTTCTTGCCTTCATCTAACAAGCCGACGAATGAAGGGGCCGTAATGGGAACGCTGGGCTGGGTCGTTAGTGTGTTGACTGTATCATCTAGTAGCCCCATGCTCCGGTCTACTAGCTGTTCCATTTGAGCCACGTCTGCATTGCGGCGATCGCGCTCTGCCTCAGAAACCCCGTATTGGTAGCTCGCCTCCAACCGAGCCAAGCTGTCATCTAAGCTAGCTTTAGCTCGTTTGTAAGGAGCGAGATAGCTGGTATCGCGCGTAATGCCGTAACCTCGAACTCCGGTTTCTGCATTGAGCAAGTCAATCAGCACATTATCTGTAGCGGTAATCACGTCTCGTGTGGCCTCGATCTGCCGTCGAATGCCGCCCAGTGTATTCATCGACCAAATCCAAGACCCAAGGGCGATCGCCAGACAGGTTGCTGGAATCGCGGCGATCGCGGCTCCTCGATAGGCAACTGGCAACCTCGACCAATTGATAAAAACTTGCCGATTGAGTTCTGAAACCTGCTCCTTACCGCGCCTCATGCTGTCCCTCTTAGGTTCATAGCTGCTGAGGCTGAGACGGGTTCTCAGAGAGTCCAGCGGCTATCAATTCCCTTCCTCAGCTTGCAACTATTCTTAATCTTGGCAGTTTAATGGATTCCCTACGCTATGCCTTGGGGGGTATCTTTTTCATCCTGTGCAAATTTAGTCTCTCTCTGCTGACGGATGACGAGAGTGAAAGTTGCAAACCATAATGCTGCCTATCTTGCAGTTTGGAACGGAAAATCCAGACTTGGCATTCAAGCTAAAAATCTAGGTCATAAGTCAAGCGCCGAGGTTGCCTACAGCATTATTTCCGAGTCGATTGGCTTCTCTGAGATGGCTGGTCTAAGAGCTAATTTATGAAGCAAATCTTAAGAAGCCTGAAACTCTTGGCATGTGTGGCTTTGAGGTCATGTTTGCCCAGGAAAAGCGGTTTCTCGGAAATCCTTGATTAACAAGGCTTTCAGGCTCCTTTACAAATTAGCTCTAAGCAAACTTTTCTAGCGGGTCTAGATATTTGTTTAGGTAGAGGCTGCATGATGCTTCAGATAGATTTCTCACACTAGTTTCAACCAAGTCCTTCAACCAAATCTCTAAGAGGATGTTTGAAAAGTTCCACAGTTTGTCCCACTGTTTTTAGAAAAGCGTGCAAGATCCCCCTAAATCCCCCTTGAAAAGGGGGACTTTAAGGCGGGTTCCCCCCTTTTTAGGGGGGGCTAGGGGGGATCTCTGAGTGCTTAATATTACAGGCGATACCTTTTCAAACACCCTCTAAACGCATACAGCGTTTAATCATCCAGTAATCATCTAGTAATCATCAAAAATTGTGGCACTGAAAACTATGGCCCCAGAGCAGGACGGTATGCAAACAGACGTAATGCAAACAGGTGAAATTAGCGTAACGCTAATCGAAGACCACGACCTTACCCGCGTAGGCTTGCGGGCGGCACTCCAGCGGCAAGCGGGAATTCGAGTGTTGGGCGAAGCGGCGAATGCGTCCAGTGGACTGCAAATGCTGCAAGAGGTTCGACCAGACGTGGCGATTGTCGATATTGGGCTGCCGGATATGGACGGGATTGAACTAACCCGCAAGTTTCGGGAGCAGCAGAGTGGGCTGGAAGACGGGCGCAAGACGAAGGTGCTGATTCTCACCATGCACGACAGCGAGGAGTCGGTGCTGGCGGCATTTGCGGCAGGGGCCGATTCCTACTGCATGAAGGACATCAGCATCGACAAGCTGGCAGAAGCGCTGCACGCGACCCACGGCGGCAATTCCTGGATCGACCCAACCATTGCGGGCATTGTGCTGCGCCAGATGCGACAAGCCGTTCCCGACGGCATGGGCATAGAAACCAAGACGGTGACGATTAGCGCCGTGAAGCCTGAAGTGGAGCAATTGCTGGAAAATTCTCCACTCACCGAGCGGGAACTGGAAATTCTGGAGCTGATTGTGGCGGGCTACAGCAACGCGGCGATCGCCGAGCAGTTGTTCATCACGGTGGGCACGGTCAAAACCCACGTCCGCAATATTCTCAACAAGCTCTGTGCCGATGACCGCACCCAGGCGGCGGTGCTGGCGCTGCGCTCTGGGCTAATTAGCTAGGGCGTGTTTTAAAGCCCTTTGATCCCCCCTAGCCCCCCTTAACAAGGGGGGAACCGAGCCGAGCCACTCCAGAAGTCCCCCTTTTTAAGGGGGATTTAAGGGGGTTCGACTCAGGGCAATCAACGACCTAGAAAGTTTTAAAACAATGCCTAGGCGAGTTTTGTCTGTCTGTTTTGTGTGTCTGGAGAGGGATTCGGGCGATCGCCCCCAAGGCGGTACAATCCACTCAGACACAGTTTACAAAACTTAATCCAAGCCTATGTCCCCCAATGCCTCCAACTCTCGTCTGCCGCTGGGCATTCGTCGTCGCGACCTGCTGCTGGGCACTTTGGCGGCAGGCTTCGCGGTGGCTGTGCGTCCCATCTCGGCTGAAACCATTACCACCAGCGACGCGGGCCTGACGGCGGGGTTCGTTTCGATTCCCGTGGGCGATCGCGATATTCCCGCCTACCGAGCCATGCCCAGCACGGGCACGGGCTTTCCTGTTGTGCTGGTGGTGCAAGAGATTTTTGGCATCCATGCCTACATTCAGGACGTATGCCGTCGGCTGGCGCAATTGGGCTATTTGGCGATCGCCCCCAATCTGTTCGAGCGCCAGGGCGACGTGACGCAGCTTCCCAATATCGACGCGATCCGGCCCATCGTGGCCCAGGTGCCCGATGCTCAGGTAATGTCTGACCTGGATGCGACCGCAGCCTGGACAGCCACCGCTGGCGGCGATCTAACCCGACTGGGCATCACGGGCTTTTGCTGGGGCGGGCGCATCACCTGGCTCTATGCCGCTCACAATCCCCAACTCAAGGCAGGCGTTGCCTGGTATGGTCGTTTGGTGGGCACGCCGACCGAGCTACAGCCGCAATTCCCGGTGGATGTGGCAGCAGACATCAAGGCTCCTGTATTGGGGCTGTATGGCGCAAAGGACGACGGCATTCCGCTGGACAGCGTGGAACAAATGAAGTCTGCACTCAAGGCCGCCAACGCGCCCAGCGAAATTATTGCTTATCCCGAAGCGCCCCACGGCTTCCATGCCGACTATCGCCCCACCTATCGCCCCGAAGCGGCGGCCGATGGCTGGCGGCGGATGCAGGACTGGTTCAGGCAGCATGGAGTCATCTAGAAACGCGGCTCAGGATTGCTAAAGCGATTGGTTTGACGATTAGATAAGGATAGGATGGAAGTTTCTGTCTTATCCCTGTCTTTTTGATTGCTGGATTAACAACTGTGGATGATTCCACTCTGAATGGACGCGGCGGCGGGCAGCCAGCACCGGCCTCAGGCCTGCCGCAGCGCGTATTTTTTGAAGATTCGTCTGAAAATTCGTCAGACTGGCGCTGGCCCTTCTGGCCCCTCGTGCCGCTCTATCCCTACGGCAATCGGCGCACCCTGCGAACCGAGATTGTGAAAGACACAGTCTGGACATTTGACCAAGTCC
The Thermoleptolyngbya sichuanensis A183 DNA segment above includes these coding regions:
- a CDS encoding response regulator, which gives rise to MQTDVMQTGEISVTLIEDHDLTRVGLRAALQRQAGIRVLGEAANASSGLQMLQEVRPDVAIVDIGLPDMDGIELTRKFREQQSGLEDGRKTKVLILTMHDSEESVLAAFAAGADSYCMKDISIDKLAEALHATHGGNSWIDPTIAGIVLRQMRQAVPDGMGIETKTVTISAVKPEVEQLLENSPLTERELEILELIVAGYSNAAIAEQLFITVGTVKTHVRNILNKLCADDRTQAAVLALRSGLIS
- a CDS encoding dienelactone hydrolase family protein, whose translation is MSPNASNSRLPLGIRRRDLLLGTLAAGFAVAVRPISAETITTSDAGLTAGFVSIPVGDRDIPAYRAMPSTGTGFPVVLVVQEIFGIHAYIQDVCRRLAQLGYLAIAPNLFERQGDVTQLPNIDAIRPIVAQVPDAQVMSDLDATAAWTATAGGDLTRLGITGFCWGGRITWLYAAHNPQLKAGVAWYGRLVGTPTELQPQFPVDVAADIKAPVLGLYGAKDDGIPLDSVEQMKSALKAANAPSEIIAYPEAPHGFHADYRPTYRPEAAADGWRRMQDWFRQHGVI